In Alphaproteobacteria bacterium, one DNA window encodes the following:
- a CDS encoding alpha/beta hydrolase produces MSSSRSFVSRFMATGWARFLLAALALYLLAVAGLTLAQRHLIFLPEPRAFSIEKWRPLPVEVIPVTTPDGLTISSWHVQAEDSARPTIVLFHGNGGNPDGRLDKVTPWLNAGYGVVVAGYRGYGGNPGQPSEEALTADAWLLLDRLAQRGIAGASLILYGESLGTGLAVAMATERSVAALVLESPYTSLADAASHHYPLVPVSWLLWDRFDSLSRIGQIKAPLLILHGEADDVVPVKLGRQLFEAARQPKQGIFLPGLGHNDLLAPETQLMVLDFLKPLPDATR; encoded by the coding sequence GCCGTGGCGGGGCTGACCTTGGCGCAACGTCACTTGATATTCCTGCCCGAACCGCGCGCCTTTTCCATCGAGAAATGGCGCCCCTTGCCGGTCGAAGTGATCCCAGTCACCACGCCCGACGGGCTTACGATCTCCAGTTGGCATGTCCAGGCCGAGGATTCCGCCCGTCCCACGATCGTCCTATTCCACGGCAATGGCGGCAATCCCGATGGTCGCCTGGATAAAGTGACGCCGTGGCTGAATGCGGGCTATGGCGTGGTCGTGGCGGGGTATCGCGGCTATGGCGGCAATCCGGGCCAGCCCAGCGAGGAAGCCTTGACCGCCGATGCGTGGCTTTTGTTGGACAGACTGGCGCAGCGCGGCATTGCCGGAGCATCGCTGATTCTATACGGCGAGTCTTTGGGCACCGGCCTGGCTGTTGCCATGGCGACTGAGCGTTCGGTGGCGGCGCTGGTTCTGGAATCGCCATATACCTCGCTGGCGGATGCGGCATCGCATCATTATCCGCTTGTGCCGGTCAGTTGGCTGTTATGGGATCGCTTTGATTCTCTTTCGCGCATCGGACAGATCAAGGCCCCGCTGTTGATCCTGCATGGCGAGGCGGATGATGTGGTGCCGGTGAAACTGGGCCGCCAGTTGTTCGAGGCCGCGCGCCAGCCCAAGCAAGGCATTTTTCTGCCCGGGCTGGGGCATAACGATCTGTTGGCTCCCGAGACTCAGTTGATGGTGCTGGATTTCCTCAAACCGCTGCCCGACGCCACAAGATGA
- a CDS encoding ABC transporter ATP-binding protein, giving the protein MSGMPDSPLLEVRDLAVDFATPGGTVQAVRGVSFSVHRGDTLALVGESGSGKSVTALSLMNLLPQGSGCVRHGSILFKGQDLAFATQTQWQELRGNRMAMIFQEPMTSLNPLHRVGRQIAESLILHKRLDKNAARAKVAELLRLVGLEDAGRFMSAYPHQLSGGQRQRVMIAMALANDPDLLIADEPTTALDVTVQAQILDLLLELRQRFGMALLMITHDLNIVRRLADRLCVMRQGQIVEQGASAPIFTSPQHDYTKALLAAQPGLAPPPPAAPTPEILATEDLRVHFPVLRGVLRRPVDHVRAVDGVSLQLHAGRTLGVVGESGSGKTTLGLALLRLIDSQGPIRFEGQAIQDLKGKALRPMRQRMQIVFQDPYGALSPRMTVGQIVAEGMEIHDIGTPAQREDKVIETLRRVGLDPQARHRYPHEFSGGQRQRVAIARALVLQPRLIVLDEPTSALDVSIQAQIVGLLRDLQTQMGLAYLFISHDLRVVRALAHDVMVMKDGRVVESGPADQIFNAPQQPYTQTLFKAAYLNAG; this is encoded by the coding sequence ATGAGCGGTATGCCCGATTCTCCGTTGTTGGAAGTGCGCGACCTGGCCGTGGATTTCGCCACGCCGGGCGGGACGGTCCAGGCCGTGCGCGGGGTCAGTTTCTCGGTGCATCGGGGCGATACGCTGGCTTTGGTAGGCGAGTCGGGGTCGGGTAAATCCGTGACGGCTCTTTCCTTGATGAATCTTCTGCCCCAAGGTTCGGGCTGTGTTCGCCACGGCAGCATTTTGTTTAAGGGGCAGGATTTGGCTTTCGCCACGCAAACGCAGTGGCAAGAATTGCGCGGCAATCGCATGGCCATGATCTTTCAAGAACCCATGACCTCGCTCAATCCCTTGCATCGCGTAGGAAGGCAGATCGCGGAAAGTCTGATTTTGCATAAAAGGCTGGATAAGAACGCTGCTCGGGCCAAAGTGGCCGAGCTGTTGCGCCTGGTGGGGTTGGAGGATGCGGGCCGGTTCATGTCGGCCTATCCGCACCAATTATCGGGTGGACAGCGGCAACGTGTGATGATCGCCATGGCACTGGCCAACGATCCTGATTTGTTGATCGCGGACGAGCCGACCACGGCGCTGGACGTGACGGTGCAGGCGCAGATTCTGGATCTGTTGCTGGAACTGCGTCAGCGTTTCGGCATGGCTCTGTTGATGATCACCCATGACCTGAATATCGTGCGCCGCTTGGCCGACCGGCTATGCGTGATGCGTCAGGGGCAGATTGTCGAACAAGGGGCATCCGCGCCGATTTTCACTTCGCCTCAGCATGATTACACCAAGGCCTTGCTGGCCGCCCAACCGGGCCTGGCCCCGCCGCCGCCTGCCGCCCCTACGCCCGAGATTCTGGCGACAGAAGACTTGCGGGTGCATTTTCCCGTTTTGCGCGGCGTGCTGCGTCGTCCGGTGGATCATGTGCGGGCGGTGGACGGCGTATCGCTGCAATTGCATGCCGGACGCACTTTGGGCGTGGTGGGCGAGTCCGGATCGGGCAAGACGACCTTGGGGCTTGCCCTTTTGCGTCTGATCGACAGCCAAGGCCCCATACGCTTTGAGGGTCAGGCGATCCAGGATTTGAAGGGCAAGGCCCTGCGCCCCATGCGCCAGCGCATGCAGATCGTCTTCCAAGACCCCTATGGCGCGCTTAGCCCGCGCATGACGGTGGGGCAGATCGTGGCCGAGGGCATGGAGATTCATGATATCGGCACCCCCGCCCAGCGGGAAGACAAGGTCATCGAAACCTTGCGCCGCGTGGGACTGGACCCACAGGCGCGGCATCGTTATCCGCATGAATTCTCGGGCGGTCAGCGTCAGCGCGTGGCCATCGCCCGCGCCTTGGTTCTGCAGCCGCGCTTGATCGTCCTGGACGAGCCGACCTCGGCCCTTGACGTGTCCATCCAGGCGCAAATCGTGGGCCTGTTGCGTGATCTGCAAACCCAGATGGGCTTGGCCTATCTGTTCATCAGCCATGACCTGCGCGTCGTGCGCGCCCTGGCCCATGACGTGATGGTGATGAAAGACGGGCGCGTGGTGGAATCCGGCCCTGCCGACCAGATATTCAACGCCCCGCAACAACCCTATACGCAAACTTTGTTCAAGGCCGCCTATCTGAACGCGGGGTGA